The Sebastes fasciatus isolate fSebFas1 chromosome 13, fSebFas1.pri, whole genome shotgun sequence genome includes a region encoding these proteins:
- the mafk gene encoding transcription factor MafK encodes MQGMTTHFKTSKALRVKKEGENAPAVSDDELVAMSVRELNQHLRGLTKDDVAKLKQRRRTLKNRGYAASCRIKRVTQKEELERQKIDLQHEVDKLARENASMKMELDALRAKYEALQCFARSVTRGPLSPGKVVNTSVITIVKSAKHNNSSPTPFSTLS; translated from the exons ATGCAGGGAATGACGACTCATTTTAAGACGAGCAAAGCTTTAAGG GTCAAGAAGGAGGGTGAGAATGCCCCGGCGGTCAGCGACGACGAGTTGGTGGCCATGTCCGTGCGGGAGCTCAACCAGCACCTGCGTGGGCTGACCAAGGATGACGTGGCGAAGCTGAAGCAGCGGCGACGGACCCTGAAGAACCGGGGCTACGCCGCCAGCTGCCGCATCAAACGTGTCACCCAGAAGGAAGAGCTGGAGAGACAAAAGATAGATCTGCAGCACGAGGTGGACAAGCTGGCCCGCGAGAACGCCAGCATGAAGATGGAGCTGGACGCCCTGCGAGCCAAGTATGAGGCCCTGCAGTGCTTCGCCCGGTCCGTGACCCGCGGGCCCCTCTCGCCGGGCAAGGTGGTCAACACCAGCGTCATCACCATCGTCAAGTCCGCCAAACACAACAACTCCAGCCCGACCCCGTTCTCGACTCTCTCCTAG